CGGCAGCCTTCGGGACGGTGAGGTTATCGAAGCGTGTAATGAATATGGGGCGGCACTGCTCTTTACCGGTGAGCGCTCCTTCAGACATTAGGTGAGACCATGCGTAGGATCCATCTCCTTCTCGTCCTCGTGTGTATCGTTTTTGTCGCTGTCTTTCTCACGCTCTTTTTTCAGGTGTCATCGCTGCGCCGCGAACAGCAGGCCTCCGGAGAGAAGCTTTTTGCTGAGATTGAGTCGCAAAACGATTCTCTCGGCACGCTGAAGCATGCCATTCTTTCCCTTGGACAAGAGAATAATACCCTGCGTCAAGCCTTGAACCTACCCGAGAAGCATTATGACTTTTTTGGTGCCGAAGGTGTATCCGACGCGGAAGGGGAGCCAGCCGAGGGCATAGAGAAGCAGGAGGATCAGACTCCTTTTTACCGTGCCGTGGATGCGCTTCTTGCTCACGACACTGAAATGGAGCGGGCGGCATTTCTTTCGGCGATGCTGGAAAATTCATCCGATAAGGCCTTTCTCTCCACTGCGGGAATTTCCGTGCAGCGTGAGGGACGGGAAAGCCTGCTTTTTTCTTACGCCTCCATCCCTCTTGCAACCTTTCATCTTCTTGATACGGGATATCGTCTCAATCAGGCGGAAAGCGATGAGCGGCTTCTGGCTGGAAATAACGAAGAGCTGGGCAAAGATTCTCCCTCCCTTCCAAAGAAGGTCCTTTCTCTGCTTGCATCGAAAGCAAAAGAGGTTGAGACGAAGCGACAAAGCTTTGCGGCGGCACAGAGCGATCTCCGCCGTCTTTACGGAGACGGACGGGCCACGGCCCTTCGAAGGGAGCGGGCCCTTCGTTTTAGCTCCATTACTCAAGATTCACGGCAAGCGAGCTTCGATGTAACGACATGGGACGGGATTCTCCTTTTTTCTCTGAAGGTTCGTTACGGCAGCGAGGATATCCTTGTCGGCGAAACGCAATTTCGGGAGTTTGATGGAGCCGCCGAGCATTTCCTCAAGCTTCTTACCGATGCCGATAACAGGCGTCAAACAGAGCGGGCCACCGATGCTGGGAAACAGCAGGTCCTAAGGCTTGCCCGGGATGAAGCGTTTCGCGCCTACCTCGATATCCATGGGCTGCGCCTCAAAGACGAGCCTCGGGATGAAAATGATTATTTTTACTTCGATTTTATAGATGAAAAGGGCAGTCGTGCCGGATCCCTCGCGGTCCAGAAGATGGCCGGGGAAATCTACCTCATGGATCGTGATGACGTTGTCGTCGGTTCCGTAAGGCGCTTCGGGGTGCAGGAGCCGAAGCTCGGGACGGCTTCCTCAATGGAGCTTCCCGATGATGCCGTCTTATCCCAAATGGGAAAAATTTCTCCGGAGGGAAAGACCATTTTGCTCTGCGGTACCCATGAAAATAATGCCGACACCATTATCATCGCTCATATATCCCCTGAAAAGGCGACCTTGATCGCCATTCCCCGAGATATATGGTGGAAAAAGCGCAAAATCAACTCCTATTTCAGGATCTATGGACCAAAACGCTTTGCCCAGATTGTAGGAGAAATGACGGGGCTCACCATCGACGATTACATTGTTGTCGACATGTATGCCTTTATCGATGTTATCAACATTCTCGGGGGTATCGAAGTTACACTGGAACAACCCTTGATAGATCCGACATACCGTATTAGAGAAAACGGTGAATGGACGACGCTCCACTATCCTGCCGGAACCCATTTGCTCGACGGGGTCGCCGCACTTCGAGTCGCTCGCTCGCGGCATACCAGTGATGATTTCGACAGGGCCCAGCGGCAGCAATTGGTCATCGAGGGCATAAAGAAGCGTTTCGATCAGCTTGGAGCCGGAGAGGTAAAAACGGTGTATGAGCTGCTCCAGTCTCTTGCCTCATATGTCGATACCAGTTTTTCCCCCTTTGAACTTGCCAGGCTATATCTTGAAAACAGACACATCGCGATTGAAAA
The window above is part of the Sediminispirochaeta bajacaliforniensis DSM 16054 genome. Proteins encoded here:
- a CDS encoding LCP family protein, which translates into the protein MRRIHLLLVLVCIVFVAVFLTLFFQVSSLRREQQASGEKLFAEIESQNDSLGTLKHAILSLGQENNTLRQALNLPEKHYDFFGAEGVSDAEGEPAEGIEKQEDQTPFYRAVDALLAHDTEMERAAFLSAMLENSSDKAFLSTAGISVQREGRESLLFSYASIPLATFHLLDTGYRLNQAESDERLLAGNNEELGKDSPSLPKKVLSLLASKAKEVETKRQSFAAAQSDLRRLYGDGRATALRRERALRFSSITQDSRQASFDVTTWDGILLFSLKVRYGSEDILVGETQFREFDGAAEHFLKLLTDADNRRQTERATDAGKQQVLRLARDEAFRAYLDIHGLRLKDEPRDENDYFYFDFIDEKGSRAGSLAVQKMAGEIYLMDRDDVVVGSVRRFGVQEPKLGTASSMELPDDAVLSQMGKISPEGKTILLCGTHENNADTIIIAHISPEKATLIAIPRDIWWKKRKINSYFRIYGPKRFAQIVGEMTGLTIDDYIVVDMYAFIDVINILGGIEVTLEQPLIDPTYRIRENGEWTTLHYPAGTHLLDGVAALRVARSRHTSDDFDRAQRQQLVIEGIKKRFDQLGAGEVKTVYELLQSLASYVDTSFSPFELARLYLENRHIAIENGGGVSTDNVLLATYSNLLATGKREDEVDEHFDKGAWILIPRENNWKLIPWYVNKLIEGDKS